The bacterium genome includes a window with the following:
- a CDS encoding transglycosylase domain-containing protein — MKKFLKFLVKFPLKHYRYILTVIGGLLFVGLAYFFLLIKDLPDTDILVSRQVSESTKIYDRTGETLLYEIHGEEKRTIIPFEEIPAYAKQAAISIEDDNFYNHGAVDWKGILRAFGVNLLKGRIDQGGSTITQQLVKKAFLTDDRTVTRKIKELFLSIKLEKEYTKDEILSLYLNQIPYGSNAYGIEAASKAFFDKNAKDLNLAEAALLASLPKAPSYFSPYGSHEKELLARKNTVLEKMVESGFITEEEKEKAQKFKFKFSPNFTTIKAPHFVIMVQDYLNNKYGEDFVRTAGLEVITSLDWKLQEQAEKAVEEGAQRNEELYAGKNAALIAQDANTGQILALVGSRNYFDTKAQGNFNVAAQGLRQPGSTIKPFAYVAAFKKGYTPDTIVFDVETEFDNTGNPEKSYKPQNFDEIFRGPVTLRQGLSQSINIPSIKTLYLAGIDNFLKLTKAFGITTLTERSRYGLSLVLGGGEAKLIDLVNAYSVFAQDGIKHTQSLVLKVSDKERILEEYSDQPENVIEAQYARMINNILSDIESRSVLFQNSLGLTLFPNQEVALKTGTTNDYRDAWTIGYTKSLVVGVWAGNNDNTPMQKRGSSLLAAIPMWSSFMREALREMPTDSFAQPDPIYVEKPILKGEYVVNYWFGSEKIPQIHDILYYVSKNNPLGPYPSEPENDAQFLNWEDPTIAWAKINIPNFDQIYNKPIPAGAYIKSESESNLTLDLVTPLNGSFIRNPLNIVANIKSANNIKKVEVFFNDKLIDQQVSQGKEFVYVKNLNLSDIELQNFFKLTITDDLNNKTSRELILYK; from the coding sequence ATGAAGAAGTTTTTAAAGTTTTTAGTCAAATTTCCTCTTAAACACTACCGATATATATTGACAGTAATAGGCGGCCTGCTGTTTGTCGGCCTAGCTTATTTCTTTTTGCTTATAAAAGACTTACCCGATACGGACATTCTAGTCAGCCGTCAGGTTTCTGAATCTACGAAGATATATGACCGTACCGGAGAAACATTGCTTTATGAAATACACGGAGAAGAGAAGCGCACCATCATTCCATTCGAAGAGATCCCCGCCTATGCAAAGCAGGCAGCCATCTCCATCGAGGATGACAACTTCTACAACCACGGAGCAGTAGACTGGAAAGGAATCCTGCGTGCCTTCGGGGTAAATTTACTCAAGGGGCGCATAGACCAAGGCGGCTCCACTATTACCCAACAGCTCGTAAAAAAAGCCTTCTTAACCGACGACCGCACGGTCACTAGAAAAATAAAAGAGCTTTTTTTGTCTATTAAACTTGAGAAAGAATACACTAAAGATGAAATTTTAAGTCTTTATTTAAATCAAATTCCTTATGGATCAAATGCCTATGGCATCGAAGCGGCTAGTAAAGCTTTTTTTGATAAAAACGCCAAAGATCTGAACCTGGCAGAGGCGGCTCTTTTGGCGAGTTTACCGAAGGCGCCTTCTTATTTTTCTCCATATGGAAGCCACGAAAAAGAACTATTGGCGCGCAAAAATACGGTTCTGGAAAAAATGGTCGAGTCCGGATTCATCACCGAGGAGGAAAAAGAAAAGGCCCAAAAATTCAAATTTAAATTTTCACCAAACTTCACGACAATCAAAGCTCCTCATTTCGTGATTATGGTCCAGGATTATCTGAATAATAAATATGGTGAAGACTTTGTCCGAACGGCCGGATTAGAAGTGATTACCTCTTTGGATTGGAAATTACAGGAACAGGCAGAAAAGGCCGTCGAGGAGGGAGCACAAAGGAATGAGGAGTTGTACGCCGGAAAAAATGCAGCCTTGATTGCCCAGGATGCCAACACCGGCCAAATTCTGGCCTTGGTAGGCTCGAGAAATTATTTTGATACCAAGGCGCAGGGGAATTTCAACGTCGCGGCTCAGGGCTTGCGACAGCCGGGTTCTACTATCAAACCCTTCGCTTACGTAGCGGCTTTTAAAAAGGGCTACACGCCCGATACGATCGTTTTTGACGTAGAAACGGAATTCGACAACACCGGAAACCCGGAGAAAAGCTACAAACCTCAAAACTTTGACGAAATATTCCGCGGCCCGGTAACTTTACGCCAGGGATTAAGCCAATCTATAAACATTCCATCTATCAAAACCTTATACCTGGCCGGAATAGATAATTTTTTAAAACTGACTAAGGCTTTCGGAATCACCACTTTAACCGAAAGAAGTCGTTACGGACTATCACTGGTTTTAGGAGGAGGCGAAGCTAAATTAATTGACTTAGTAAATGCCTATTCTGTTTTCGCCCAAGATGGAATCAAACATACACAAAGCCTAGTTCTTAAGGTTTCCGACAAAGAGAGAATTTTGGAGGAATATTCTGACCAACCGGAAAATGTCATCGAGGCGCAATACGCTAGAATGATTAACAACATCCTCTCCGATATAGAAAGCCGCTCTGTACTTTTCCAAAACAGCCTAGGTTTGACGCTTTTCCCTAACCAAGAAGTTGCTTTGAAAACCGGCACAACCAACGACTATCGGGACGCTTGGACTATCGGCTACACAAAATCTCTCGTAGTCGGAGTTTGGGCAGGCAACAACGATAATACTCCGATGCAAAAAAGAGGTAGTAGTCTTCTGGCCGCTATTCCGATGTGGAGTTCTTTTATGAGAGAGGCTTTAAGAGAAATGCCAACTGATTCCTTCGCTCAACCAGATCCTATTTATGTGGAGAAACCAATTTTAAAAGGAGAATATGTTGTCAATTATTGGTTTGGCAGTGAAAAGATTCCGCAAATCCACGATATTTTATATTATGTCAGTAAAAATAATCCCCTCGGACCTTATCCGAGCGAACCGGAAAACGATGCCCAATTCTTAAACTGGGAAGACCCAACTATCGCTTGGGCAAAAATTAATATTCCTAATTTTGATCAGATATACAACAAACCGATTCCTGCCGGAGCTTATATTAAAAGCGAATCAGAAAGTAATCTTACTTTAGACCTCGTAACCCCATTAAACGGCAGCTTTATCAGAAATCCTTTAAATATCGTGGCGAATATTAAATCCGCCAATAATATAAAAAAGGTAGAAGTATTCTTCAACGATAAATTAATAGACCAACAAGTCAGCCAAGGAAAAGAATTTGTTTACGTAAAAAACTTAAATTTATCCGACATAGAGCTTCAAAATTTCTTTAAATTGACCATTACCGATGATCTCAACAATAAAACCTCCCGGGAATTAATACTGTACAAGTAG